The following coding sequences are from one Nicotiana tomentosiformis chromosome 3, ASM39032v3, whole genome shotgun sequence window:
- the LOC138907853 gene encoding uncharacterized protein, translated as MANMVGQVLESHKITFHEDALLPEGLIHNKTLHITVQFEDKFISRVLIDGGKGVHEIRMGSMNVKAFKESHRATIREINLDLQIRLTWFDVEFQVLDISATYNLLLGRPWIHATGAVASTLHQVVKFEWNHQEVIIQGDGSNPIYTN; from the exons atggctaacatggtcggacaggtactggagagtcacaaaattactttccaTGAAGATGCGTTACTTCCAGAAGGCTTGATCCACAACAAAACATTGCACATCACTGTGCAatttgaagacaagttcatttctagggtcctgatagatggag GTAAAGGTGTGCATGAGATAcggatgggaagcatgaatgtgaaagcattcaAGGAATCTCATAGAGCCACTATCagagaaatcaaccttgatctacagaTACGCCTGACCTGGTTTGATGTCGAATTCCAAGTGCTAGACATATCCGCCACCTACAACTTGttgttgggacgaccatggatacacgcaACTGGGGCAGTCGCTTCTACCCTGCACCAGgttgtgaagtttgagtggaatcatcaggaggtgatcattcaagGAGATGGAAGCAATCCTATTTACACCAACTAG